From Streptomyces qinzhouensis, one genomic window encodes:
- a CDS encoding molybdopterin-dependent oxidoreductase — MPRFALAGGPPPGPARPEFWRSPLRGPWLTAVFGLVLLFGVTILFLTGLLSYASYNPDLARTNDETPGKGVLGFYLFPWPTSPYWIYRVTQGVHVTLGIVLVPVLLAKLWSVIPLLFSWPPVRSLSHAVERLSLLLLVGGALFEFATGILNVQLHYIFPGSFYTLHFYGAWVFIGAFVVHVAFRLPRALRAVRTRRGETDPSAGPAAGDRAAGLVSPRPAAATISRRGAVAMVGLGSGVLLVVTMGQSVGGWFRRTAVLAPHGRDPGTGPNGFQINKTAASLGIRTSDTGPGWRLTVRGAGRQTVLTLDELHDLPQYESALPIACVEGWSTTDQLWRGVRLVDLAALVGLGTDPPHVLVDSVQRGGAFPSAVLRDNQVRDRRSLLALRVNGAVLSVDHGYPARIIVPGAPGVHNTKWVTRLTFGEPV, encoded by the coding sequence GGCGCGTCCGGAGTTCTGGCGCAGTCCGCTGCGGGGGCCATGGCTGACGGCGGTGTTCGGGCTCGTCCTCCTCTTCGGCGTCACGATCCTCTTCCTGACCGGGCTGTTGTCGTACGCTTCCTACAACCCGGACCTGGCTCGGACCAACGACGAGACGCCCGGCAAGGGGGTGCTCGGCTTCTACCTGTTCCCTTGGCCGACCTCGCCGTACTGGATCTACCGGGTCACTCAGGGCGTCCACGTCACCCTGGGGATCGTGCTGGTGCCGGTGCTGCTGGCGAAGCTGTGGTCCGTCATTCCCCTGTTGTTCTCGTGGCCGCCGGTGCGCTCGCTCAGTCACGCCGTGGAGCGGCTGTCGCTGCTCCTGCTGGTCGGCGGTGCTCTGTTCGAGTTCGCGACCGGCATCCTCAATGTGCAGCTTCACTACATCTTCCCGGGCTCGTTCTACACCCTCCACTTCTACGGCGCATGGGTGTTCATCGGCGCGTTCGTGGTCCATGTGGCCTTCCGGCTGCCGAGAGCACTGCGTGCGGTACGGACCCGCCGGGGGGAGACCGATCCGTCCGCCGGCCCGGCGGCCGGGGACCGTGCGGCCGGGCTGGTGTCGCCCCGTCCGGCGGCGGCGACCATCTCCCGCCGTGGCGCCGTCGCGATGGTGGGACTCGGGTCCGGGGTGCTCCTGGTGGTCACGATGGGGCAGAGCGTGGGCGGCTGGTTCCGGAGGACAGCGGTGCTCGCCCCGCACGGCCGGGACCCGGGCACGGGCCCGAACGGCTTTCAGATCAACAAGACGGCCGCCTCCCTCGGCATCCGTACCAGCGATACGGGACCGGGGTGGCGGCTGACCGTGCGCGGCGCCGGCCGTCAGACGGTCCTCACCCTCGACGAACTCCATGACCTGCCCCAGTACGAATCCGCCCTCCCGATCGCCTGTGTGGAAGGCTGGTCGACAACGGATCAACTGTGGCGAGGAGTACGGCTCGTCGATCTGGCCGCGCTGGTCGGACTGGGGACGGACCCGCCGCACGTCCTGGTGGACTCCGTCCAGCGGGGAGGGGCCTTCCCGTCGGCGGTCCTCCGGGACAACCAGGTGCGCGACCGGCGGTCTCTGCTGGCCCTGCGGGTCAACGGGGCCGTCCTCTCGGTCGACCACGGCTACCCGGCCCGGATCATCGTCCCCGGCGCACCCGGGGTCCACAACACCAAATGGGTCACCCGCCTCACCTTCGGGGAGCCGGTATGA
- a CDS encoding class I SAM-dependent methyltransferase gives MVTDARVDAWTGALYGNALLAGRGRLFLRGANGRLLPLELDRWCARADSCDLTVLSRCEGPVLDIGCGAGRLVEALLTQGHRALGIDVCASAVITTLRRGGRAHRASVFDPLPEEGRWGTALLIDGNIGIGGDPPRLLRRTRQLVRSRGLLLLETAAADINARHRVRIEDDLGNRGPAFPWASVGCRALLRVAPAAGWRVMDHWSTAQGRHFSALTALP, from the coding sequence GTGGTGACGGATGCGCGGGTGGACGCGTGGACGGGAGCCCTCTACGGCAACGCCCTGCTGGCCGGCCGAGGCAGGCTGTTCCTCCGCGGCGCGAACGGCCGGCTCCTGCCCCTGGAACTCGACCGCTGGTGCGCGCGGGCCGACTCCTGCGATCTGACGGTCCTCAGCCGCTGTGAGGGGCCGGTACTGGACATCGGCTGCGGCGCCGGACGTCTGGTGGAAGCCCTCCTGACACAGGGGCATCGGGCCTTGGGCATCGACGTCTGCGCCTCGGCCGTGATCACCACGCTCCGGCGCGGCGGACGGGCCCATCGGGCGTCGGTCTTCGACCCGCTCCCGGAAGAGGGCCGCTGGGGCACCGCGCTGCTGATCGACGGGAACATCGGGATCGGCGGCGATCCGCCCCGGCTCCTGCGACGGACGCGACAACTGGTTCGCTCCCGCGGACTGCTGCTCCTCGAAACGGCCGCTGCCGATATCAACGCCCGGCACCGGGTCCGTATCGAGGACGACCTCGGCAACCGGGGCCCGGCCTTTCCCTGGGCCAGCGTGGGGTGCCGGGCGCTGCTCCGCGTGGCACCCGCGGCCGGATGGCGGGTCATGGACCACTGGAGTACCGCACAGGGGCGGCACTTCTCCGCCCTGACCGCCCTGCCCTGA
- a CDS encoding glycosyltransferase family 87 protein — MITARTVRTGVLLAALTATLVPTIRYGDYYGDPAGLSWRYTVCWLIFAAAVWSLRTVPVRYAAAVVLAGGIAVTATGLAAAPSTSTDSFRYAWDGRVQAAGISPYDHVPGDPALAGLRDAWLFPSGEACTGPDRVRIQAPSGQLRCTRINRPAVPTIYPPVAEGYFLLVHSLSPDGSRHKPLQIGGAVIALGTTAALLLVLRRRGDVRWAAYWAWCPAVPVEAVNNAHVDALGALIVVIALGVVGRHRGWGGALLGAAIATKLLPVVVLPGALGGVRRARDAAAVLLPAAVVTAVVYLPYALVSQGSVLGYLGGYAAEEGYDDTSSAKNRFALLRLVLPDDWTLPALVLVSAAVVGWVLWRGDPDRPWSGALSVTGTVFLLLTPGYSWYALLLVALVALDGRWEWLGIALAGAAKYVLAPAFDDGYAVGTAAYAIAGIAVVVGWGVRRHVGNGSPPPFRRGEQSVRRAGYQRSPEQPDRLRRSVRSCPDW, encoded by the coding sequence ATGATCACTGCGCGCACGGTCCGTACCGGCGTACTGCTCGCCGCGCTCACCGCCACCCTGGTGCCGACCATCCGCTACGGCGACTACTACGGCGATCCGGCCGGCCTCTCCTGGCGGTACACGGTGTGCTGGCTGATCTTCGCCGCGGCTGTGTGGTCGCTCCGTACGGTCCCCGTCCGGTACGCGGCAGCCGTGGTCCTCGCCGGCGGCATCGCGGTGACGGCCACAGGCCTGGCCGCCGCACCGAGCACGAGCACGGACTCGTTCCGTTACGCGTGGGACGGCCGGGTGCAGGCCGCCGGGATCTCCCCGTACGACCACGTCCCCGGCGATCCAGCGCTGGCCGGACTGCGCGACGCCTGGCTCTTTCCCTCCGGTGAAGCGTGTACAGGACCGGACAGGGTACGGATTCAGGCGCCGTCGGGGCAGCTTCGCTGCACACGGATCAATCGGCCCGCCGTGCCCACCATCTACCCGCCCGTCGCCGAAGGCTACTTCCTCCTGGTTCATTCCCTGTCTCCGGACGGCTCCCGGCACAAACCGCTCCAGATCGGCGGGGCGGTGATCGCACTCGGCACCACGGCCGCCCTGCTCCTCGTACTGCGAAGGCGTGGTGATGTCCGCTGGGCGGCGTACTGGGCCTGGTGTCCGGCGGTACCGGTCGAGGCGGTCAACAACGCGCACGTCGACGCGCTGGGCGCGCTGATCGTCGTCATCGCCCTCGGTGTCGTCGGCCGGCACCGCGGCTGGGGCGGAGCCTTGCTGGGTGCCGCCATCGCGACGAAACTCCTGCCCGTGGTGGTGTTGCCGGGCGCACTGGGCGGAGTGCGGCGGGCCCGGGACGCGGCGGCTGTCCTGCTGCCCGCGGCCGTGGTGACCGCCGTGGTCTATCTGCCGTACGCACTGGTGTCCCAGGGGTCTGTGCTCGGCTATCTCGGCGGCTACGCGGCCGAGGAGGGATACGACGATACGTCCTCCGCCAAGAACCGTTTCGCCCTGCTGCGCCTGGTGCTTCCGGACGACTGGACCCTGCCCGCCCTGGTGTTGGTGTCGGCGGCCGTCGTGGGTTGGGTGCTGTGGCGGGGCGATCCCGACCGGCCGTGGAGCGGAGCCTTGTCGGTCACCGGGACGGTCTTCCTGCTCCTGACCCCGGGCTACTCCTGGTACGCGCTGCTGCTGGTCGCCCTGGTGGCTCTCGACGGCCGCTGGGAGTGGCTGGGGATCGCGCTCGCGGGCGCGGCCAAGTACGTCCTCGCACCGGCCTTCGACGACGGATACGCGGTGGGCACCGCCGCCTACGCGATCGCCGGCATCGCGGTGGTCGTGGGTTGGGGTGTGCGCCGTCACGTCGGGAACGGCTCGCCGCCACCCTTCCGGAGGGGTGAGCAGTCCGTTCGCCGAGCCGGGTACCAGCGTTCACCCGAACAGCCCGACCGGCTTCGCCGGTCTGTCCGCTCGTGCCCAGACTGGTAA
- a CDS encoding TIGR04282 family arsenosugar biosynthesis glycosyltransferase yields MTTLLVIAKAPVPGRVKTRLTPPYSPSQAALLAEAALTDSLAAVVAAPVRRRVLALDGAPGPWLPTGFEVVPQCAGTLDVRLAAAFARCTGPTVLIGMDTPQVTPTLLAPALAKDAWRKCDAWFGPALDGGFWALGLAVPEPELVRGVPMTRPDTGTVQRKRLVDAGLVVRDLRLLRDVDTAEDALAVAAEAPHTRFARALARIRAGDDAR; encoded by the coding sequence GTGACCACACTCCTGGTGATCGCCAAGGCACCTGTTCCGGGCCGGGTGAAGACCCGGCTCACCCCGCCCTATTCCCCGAGCCAGGCGGCTCTGCTCGCCGAGGCGGCCCTCACCGATTCGCTGGCCGCCGTGGTGGCGGCCCCCGTACGGCGGCGCGTCCTGGCCCTGGACGGTGCGCCCGGACCTTGGCTCCCCACCGGCTTCGAGGTGGTCCCGCAGTGCGCCGGGACGCTGGACGTCCGGCTGGCAGCCGCCTTCGCCCGGTGCACCGGACCGACCGTGCTGATCGGTATGGACACCCCGCAGGTCACTCCCACCCTGCTCGCCCCGGCCCTGGCGAAGGACGCCTGGCGGAAGTGCGACGCCTGGTTCGGACCGGCTCTGGACGGGGGATTCTGGGCGCTGGGGCTTGCCGTTCCGGAACCCGAGCTGGTTCGCGGAGTGCCGATGACCCGCCCGGACACGGGCACAGTGCAGCGAAAGCGGCTCGTGGACGCCGGTCTCGTCGTGCGTGATCTGCGGCTCCTGCGTGATGTCGACACCGCGGAGGACGCGCTCGCGGTGGCGGCCGAGGCGCCGCACACCCGATTCGCCCGGGCCCTGGCCCGGATACGGGCCGGAGACGATGCCCGGTGA
- a CDS encoding glycosyltransferase family 2 protein: protein MTEPNPAAVDVVLPCLNEAAALPWVLARIPPHWRAVVVDNGSSDGSAGIAEAHGATVVHESRRGFGAACHAGLEAATAGIVCFCDCDASLDPGLLPALVREVIQERAELVLGRRRPTGRGVWPAHARVGNLALSRMLRKRTGLRLHDLGPMRAARREALVGLGLTDRRSGYPLEMVVRAADAGWRVREMDVPYLPRAGKSKVTGTWRGTWQAVRDMRAVLAPQPPVPGRRDRP from the coding sequence GTGACCGAGCCCAACCCCGCGGCGGTGGATGTCGTCCTTCCCTGTCTGAATGAGGCAGCCGCGCTGCCCTGGGTGCTGGCGCGCATCCCACCGCACTGGCGGGCCGTTGTCGTCGACAACGGCTCGTCGGACGGTTCCGCCGGGATCGCCGAGGCCCATGGCGCGACCGTGGTCCACGAGTCCCGGCGGGGTTTCGGCGCTGCCTGCCACGCGGGGCTCGAAGCCGCCACGGCCGGCATCGTCTGCTTCTGCGACTGCGACGCTTCCCTCGATCCGGGGCTACTGCCTGCCCTGGTGCGCGAGGTGATACAGGAGCGGGCCGAGCTGGTGCTCGGGCGGCGACGCCCGACCGGTCGGGGTGTCTGGCCCGCGCATGCCCGGGTGGGGAATCTGGCGCTTTCCCGGATGCTGCGGAAGCGTACGGGGCTCCGGTTGCATGATCTCGGGCCCATGCGCGCCGCGCGCCGGGAAGCTCTGGTCGGTCTGGGTCTGACGGACCGGCGCAGTGGCTACCCGCTGGAGATGGTGGTCCGTGCCGCGGACGCGGGCTGGCGGGTACGGGAGATGGATGTGCCCTATCTGCCCAGGGCAGGGAAGTCGAAAGTCACCGGGACCTGGCGGGGTACCTGGCAGGCGGTGCGGGACATGCGGGCGGTCCTCGCTCCGCAACCACCGGTGCCCGGTCGGCGGGATCGCCCGTGA
- a CDS encoding NAD-dependent epimerase/dehydratase family protein: MRVLVTGGAGFIGSHIVTALAARGHEAVVLDALLPSAHGASPSAGAELVHADVRDRVALAGALRGVDAVSHQAAMVGLGTGFSDAPEYVGCNDLGTAVLLAAMEEAGVPGLVLAGSMVVYGEGRYDCPRHGWIRPGPRAAADLEAGRFEPRCPHCGAELAPGPVGEDAPADPRNVYATTKLAQEHLAAAWARTTGGRAVSLRYHNVYGPGMPRDTPYAGVASFFRSALARGEPPRVFEDGRQRRDFVHVRDVAAAGVIALEALSGREPGALSVFNTGSGEPHTVGEMAGALARAYGGPEPVVTGEFRLGDVRHITASSRRLTGELGWRARVGFTEGMTEFAHSGLREPSGGTPQDSWVK; encoded by the coding sequence ATGCGTGTACTGGTCACCGGAGGCGCGGGTTTCATCGGCTCGCACATCGTGACGGCGCTGGCCGCCCGCGGTCACGAGGCGGTTGTGCTGGATGCCCTGTTGCCATCGGCACACGGGGCATCCCCGTCGGCGGGTGCGGAGCTGGTCCACGCGGATGTGCGGGATCGGGTCGCGCTGGCCGGAGCGTTGCGCGGGGTGGACGCGGTGAGTCATCAGGCGGCCATGGTGGGCCTGGGCACCGGGTTCTCCGACGCGCCGGAGTATGTGGGCTGCAACGATCTCGGGACGGCCGTGCTGTTGGCCGCGATGGAAGAGGCGGGCGTCCCCGGCCTCGTGCTCGCCGGTTCGATGGTGGTGTACGGGGAGGGCCGTTACGACTGTCCTCGCCACGGGTGGATCAGACCGGGGCCGCGCGCCGCGGCGGACCTGGAGGCGGGCCGCTTCGAACCCCGCTGTCCGCACTGCGGGGCGGAACTGGCCCCCGGACCGGTGGGCGAGGACGCGCCGGCCGATCCGCGGAATGTGTACGCCACGACCAAGCTGGCCCAGGAACATCTGGCCGCGGCATGGGCAAGGACGACCGGAGGGCGAGCTGTCTCGCTGCGGTATCACAATGTGTACGGGCCCGGAATGCCCCGGGACACCCCGTACGCGGGGGTGGCTTCGTTCTTCCGTTCGGCGCTGGCCCGAGGTGAGCCGCCCCGGGTTTTCGAGGACGGCCGGCAGCGGCGGGACTTCGTCCATGTCCGAGATGTTGCCGCCGCGGGCGTCATCGCGCTGGAGGCCCTGTCCGGCCGGGAGCCGGGGGCGCTGTCCGTCTTCAACACCGGCAGCGGGGAACCGCACACCGTCGGGGAGATGGCGGGTGCCCTGGCCCGTGCCTACGGTGGCCCGGAGCCGGTGGTCACCGGCGAGTTCCGGCTGGGCGATGTTCGGCACATCACCGCCTCCTCCCGCAGGCTGACCGGCGAACTGGGCTGGCGGGCGCGGGTCGGATTCACCGAGGGGATGACGGAATTCGCGCACAGCGGCCTCCGGGAGCCGAGCGGTGGGACACCACAAGACTCATGGGTGAAATGA
- a CDS encoding carboxymuconolactone decarboxylase family protein, which translates to MIETAQAAEAHRSTGRVYLDKQSPAAYQALVRTAEAVRTTAAEAGLDRILVELINLRVSQLNGCAFCLDVHTRTALRLGETTRRLGVLAAWRDTGLFTARERASLALAEATTHPADALAQERAYAEAREVLNDDEIAAVVWVAITINAFNRVSILSKHPVRETPAR; encoded by the coding sequence ATGATCGAGACCGCACAGGCCGCGGAAGCCCACCGGTCCACCGGACGGGTCTATCTCGACAAGCAGAGCCCGGCCGCGTACCAGGCGCTGGTCAGGACCGCCGAAGCCGTCCGTACGACGGCTGCCGAGGCCGGCCTGGACCGGATCCTGGTCGAGCTGATCAACCTCCGCGTGTCCCAGCTCAACGGCTGCGCCTTCTGCCTCGACGTCCACACCCGGACCGCGCTGCGCCTCGGGGAGACGACGCGTCGTCTCGGCGTGCTCGCCGCTTGGCGCGACACCGGGCTCTTCACCGCCCGCGAGCGCGCGTCCCTCGCGCTGGCCGAGGCCACCACCCACCCCGCCGACGCCCTCGCCCAGGAGCGGGCGTACGCGGAGGCGCGGGAGGTGCTGAACGACGACGAGATCGCCGCCGTGGTCTGGGTGGCGATCACGATCAACGCCTTCAACCGGGTCTCGATCCTCAGCAAGCACCCGGTGCGGGAGACTCCCGCCCGCTGA